A region of Verrucomicrobiota bacterium DNA encodes the following proteins:
- a CDS encoding oligopeptide/dipeptide ABC transporter ATP-binding protein, with protein MASVNYSNGTTPVSTFGYDRRGLVYGVTNGSDRATYRYVAGVNSALVQDRIMRHNNSVINASARIYDRLNRLTSLVATTPSPIHPPAGGPFHLHCAMAEARCRTEVPVLRELTPGHWVSCHLCP; from the coding sequence TTGGCCAGTGTCAATTATTCGAATGGCACCACGCCAGTCAGCACGTTTGGCTATGACCGACGAGGGTTGGTGTACGGTGTCACCAATGGGAGTGACCGGGCCACCTATCGTTATGTTGCCGGGGTCAACTCGGCGCTTGTGCAGGATCGGATTATGAGGCATAACAATTCCGTGATCAATGCGTCTGCCAGAATTTATGACCGGCTGAATCGCTTGACGAGTCTGGTCGCCACGACGCCCTCACCGATTCATCCACCAGCGGGGGGCCCGTTTCATCTGCACTGCGCGATGGCGGAGGCGCGTTGCCGCACGGAAGTGCCGGTGTTGCGCGAACTCACGCCGGGGCACTGGGTCTCGTGCCATCTGTGTCCGTGA